A single Malaclemys terrapin pileata isolate rMalTer1 chromosome 3, rMalTer1.hap1, whole genome shotgun sequence DNA region contains:
- the DEGS1 gene encoding sphingolipid delta(4)-desaturase DES1 — protein sequence MGNAVAREDFEWVYTDQPHADRRKAILAKHPEIKALMKPDYNLIWVVVLMVLAQLIAFYLVKDLDWKWVMFWAYVFGSCISHSMTLAIHEISHNGAFGNCRAMWNRWFGIFANLPLGLPYSISFKRYHMDHHRYLGGDGIDVDIPTDFEGWFFCTRFRKFIWIVLQPFFYAIRPLCINPKPISRLEIINLLAQLSFDVVIYYYLGIKSAFYMVAGSILGLGLHPISGHFIAEHYMFLKGHETYSYYGPLNLLTFNVGYHNEHHDFPNIPGKSLPLVKKIAAEYYDNLPQYNSWIKVLYDFVMDDTISPYSRMKRKLKGDVKQD from the exons ATGGGGAACGCGGTGGCTCGGGAGGACTTTGAGTGGGTTTACACGGACCAGCCCCACGCCGATCGCCGCAAGGCGATCCTAG CTAAACATCCAGAAATAAAAGCTTTAATGAAGCCAGACTACAACTTGATATGGGTGGTTGTACTGATGGTTCTTGCACAGTTGATTGCATTTTATCTAGTTAAAGACTTGGACTGGAAATGGGTTATGTTCTGGGCTTACGTTTTTGGCAGCTGCATCAGTCACTCAATGACTCTGGCTATTCATGAGATCTCTCACAATGGTGCCTTTGGCAATTGCAGAGCTATGTGGAATCGGTGGTTTGGAATATTTGCCAATCTCCCTCTTGGCCTCCCATACTCTATATCTTTCAAGAGATACCACATGGATCATCATCGCTATCTAGGAGGTGATGGAATTGATGTGGACATTCCTACTGACTTTGAAGGCTGGTTTTTCTGTACTCGTTTTAGGAAGTTCATATGGATTGTTCTTCAGCCTTTTTTCTATGCTATTCGACCTCTCTGCATCAATCCCAAACCAATTTCTCGATTGGAAATCATCAACTTGTTGGCTCAGCTCTCTTTTGATGTTGTAATATACTACTACTTGGGAATTAAATCAGCCTTCTACATGGTTGCAGGATCAATACTTGGACTGGGGTTGCACCCAATTTCAGGACACTTCATAGCTGAACATTACATGTTCTTAAAGGGACATGAGACTTACTCCTATTATGGGCCACTTAATTTGCTCACTTTTAATGTTGGCTACCACAATGAACACCATGACTTTCCCAATATTCCTGGCAAGAGCCTTCCATTG GTGAAGAAAATAGCAGCTGAATACTATGATAATCTTCCACAATATAACTCCTGGATAAAAGTGCTTTATGACTTTGTGATGGATGACACAATCAGCCCTTACTCACGcatgaaaaggaaattaaaggGTGATGTGAAACAGGATTAA